One region of Bacterioplanoides sp. SCSIO 12839 genomic DNA includes:
- the miaB gene encoding tRNA (N6-isopentenyl adenosine(37)-C2)-methylthiotransferase MiaB translates to MTEKAKKLFIKTHGCQMNEYDSARMADMLGESHKMELTDNPEEADVILLNTCSIREKAQEKVFHELGRWRPLKNAKPDLKIGVGGCVASQEGDAIMKRAPFVDMVFGPQTLHRVPEMVDKASNAIKIVDVTFPEIEKFDHLPQPKVEGCSAFVSIMEGCSKYCTFCVVPYTRGEEVSRPLADVLVEVQSLADQGVREVNLLGQNVNAYRGDTADGDIADLAELITQVADIDGIDRIRFTTSHPLEFSDSLIDVYAEVPELVSHIHLPVQSGSNRILAAMKRGHEIDIYIDKIQRLRALRPDISISSDFIVGFPGETLEDFEDTMKLIEQIGFDTSFSFVYSARPGTPASDLEDDTPESLKKERLRILQARIVQHAQQISRRMVGKEETILVTGVSKKDPGELQGRTENNRVVNFRHHDHDLIGKFVKVSIEDAYPNSLRGIVINPELAY, encoded by the coding sequence ATGACAGAAAAAGCAAAAAAGCTGTTTATCAAAACCCACGGTTGCCAGATGAATGAATACGACTCTGCGCGTATGGCCGATATGCTGGGTGAAAGCCACAAAATGGAACTGACGGATAACCCGGAAGAAGCCGATGTGATTCTGTTAAACACCTGCTCAATTCGTGAAAAGGCCCAGGAAAAAGTATTCCATGAATTAGGTCGCTGGCGCCCGCTGAAAAACGCCAAACCCGATCTGAAGATTGGCGTGGGTGGCTGCGTTGCCTCTCAGGAAGGTGACGCCATCATGAAGCGTGCACCCTTTGTCGATATGGTGTTTGGCCCACAAACCCTGCACCGTGTGCCTGAGATGGTCGATAAGGCCAGCAATGCAATCAAAATTGTTGATGTCACCTTCCCGGAAATTGAGAAATTTGATCATCTGCCACAACCAAAAGTGGAAGGCTGCTCTGCGTTTGTATCCATCATGGAAGGCTGCTCAAAATATTGCACCTTCTGCGTTGTTCCTTATACCCGTGGCGAAGAAGTCAGCCGCCCGCTGGCCGATGTACTGGTTGAAGTGCAATCTCTGGCCGACCAAGGCGTACGTGAAGTGAACCTGTTGGGTCAGAATGTCAATGCCTACCGTGGTGATACCGCAGACGGTGATATTGCCGACCTGGCTGAACTGATCACTCAGGTAGCGGATATTGACGGCATCGACCGCATTCGTTTCACCACCTCGCACCCACTGGAATTCAGCGACAGTCTGATTGATGTGTACGCCGAAGTCCCCGAGCTGGTCAGCCATATCCACCTACCGGTACAAAGTGGCTCAAACCGCATTCTGGCTGCCATGAAACGCGGCCATGAAATTGATATCTACATCGACAAAATCCAGCGTTTACGTGCTCTGCGCCCGGATATTTCGATTTCTTCGGACTTTATTGTTGGCTTCCCAGGCGAAACACTGGAAGACTTCGAAGACACCATGAAACTGATTGAACAGATTGGTTTCGATACCTCATTCAGTTTTGTCTACAGCGCCCGCCCAGGAACCCCAGCTTCAGACCTGGAAGATGACACACCAGAATCGCTGAAAAAAGAACGCCTGCGTATTCTGCAAGCGCGCATTGTTCAGCATGCCCAACAAATCAGCCGTCGTATGGTCGGCAAAGAAGAAACCATTCTGGTTACCGGTGTATCGAAAAAAGACCCGGGCGAGCTGCAGGGTCGTACTGAAAATAACCGGGTAGTGAATTTCCGTCATCACGATCACGACTTGATTGGTAAGTTTGTGAAAGTCAGCATCGAAGATGCTTACCCGAATAGCTTGCGTGGCATTGTGATTAACCCGGAGCTGGCATATTAA